The following is a genomic window from Parabacteroides johnsonii DSM 18315.
CATTCACCAACTTTTTAGTATTGATGGATTTACCACCGATCTTAAACTGAGCCGAAGCATTCAGGCTGACTCCGGCTACTAAAGCCATTGATAATAAAATAGTCCTTACTTTCATATCGTTTGTTATTGTTTTAAATAATTCTCGACCTGATTGAATGTCACATCCTTCAATACAACTTTCTTATCCTTGTCCAGCAGATAAAGAGTCGGTATTGCTTTCAGATCATAAATCTCATCATTTTTCAGACTTACCGCACTGTCATAAGAATTGATCCAGCTTGCAGGCATATAAGAAATATGGTTTTTCCAGGCCTCCAGATCCTCATCCGGATAAACAGCCAGGATTTTAAGCTTGTTGTTCCTGATCCACTCCGTCACAAGCGGAGAAGCAGTAAGCTGGTCCGTAATCTCCTTACAGGCATGGCAATCCGGATTATAGAAAAACAAGAGCAGATAATCGGCTTTCGTGTGGTACAAAGTCCCTTTCTTGCCGTCCGCCAGCGTGTACGTGAAATCCGTTGCCGGTTCTCCCACCCTGTTTTTAAGAGCCAATTCGAGCAAATGAGCCGGACGTATTTTACTTACCTCATCCAAAACCGGAGCTTCCAATACAGCTTCCAGCACATAGATATACAAAGACTCATCCCTCATGGGAGAATTCGGATCATAGAGATACTTTTCATACAGACCGGAAAAATAGACAAACATCACACTGTCGACCGACGCTTTGTTCATCATCTCCTTGATAGAAGAAGAGGCCACTTTTGCCGGAACATATTTCATCATATCGATATAATTGGAAGTCGCCTGCTCCGTAATCTCCGGGAGATGGATCAGAGCAGTATCCGTAAAATCGAACTTATCCCAATAATGTTTTACCAAATAAGCGGCACGTTCTTCCGGTTCCGTAATGACACTGGGGACAGAAACCATTTGAAAAGTACGTTCTTTCGTGTTTCCAGCTTCCGTTTTCTTCGTCTGCTGGCCGTTGCAGGCGCTAAAGATTAATGTAAAAGATAATAGGAAAAGTATTTTTATCCTCATAGTATCTTGTTTTTATTCCTGCAAAGATATGATTTATTAGCAATTAAAAAACTGGAGAAACAAATAATTAACGGTCTTATTCATAAAAGTAAGAGGTTATCCGAAAACCGGTGGGCTCATTCAGAAAAAATACCGGTGTTCTATGGATAACCTCTTACAGGCTACAGGTTAAAATTCGAGGTACCTTATATCTTTTTTATCTTATCGATAAATCAAAACAAATTATAGTTCGTCCGCAAGACTTTAAATTCCGTCCGGCGGTTTATCTGGTCTGCAATCTCCTGCTGCTCAGGCGTCAGTTTATCAATAAATTCTTCGGTCAGGACATCTCCTTCATTCAAGAAATCATAATTCTTGGCCATCTTCTTATTGATTGTTTTAGGAACGCTTTCGCCATATCCTTTCGCCTCAAGCCGGTCTTGGGCGATCCCCCCGGCAATCAGATAGTCGACGACCGACTGTGCACGCCGCTGCGCCAACCGCTCGTTATACTGCTCCGAACCTTTCCGGTCGGTATGCGCTCCTAACTCGATTGTCACGTTCGGATTGTCGTTCAACATCTTGATCATTTCATCCAACGCCTTCTTTGATTCCGGACGCAACGTCGCCTTGTCGAAATCATAGAAAATATTTTCGATCACAACAGGTTTGCTGATCGGGGAAAGGAAAAAGTCCACGATATATGTTTCGTTCTTCTCCTCTGGCCCTGTTTTCAACTCAAAATTCTGATTCAAATACCCACGCGCACTTGCCATCATCACATAACGGATATCACGTTCCAATTCAACCCTGTACTTACCGTCTTTCTTTGCCAACACTTTTTCGTTCAGTCCGTCCCTGCCGACAATACGAACCGTAGCATCTTCTATCGGGTTCTCGTCCACATCGGACACGATACCTTCGATAAAGATAGTGATAACCGGTAATTCGAAAGAATACAAATGATCATATCCACGCGCATCATTGCGGTTGGAACTAAAAAAGCCGCTTTCCTTATTTCCGGCAAACGTAATTCCAAAATCATCGCCGGCCGAATTGATCGGAGCTTTCATATTCTCGACGTTCCACTTACCCGTACTGTCCAAGGTCGCTTTGAAAATATCCAACCCTCCCATTCCCGGATGCCCGTCGGAAGCAAAATAGAGCGTTACGGAATCCCGCACGTAAGGAAACATCTCGTCACCCGGCGTATTGATATCCGGTCCCAGGTTTTCCATCGGCCCGAAATCGCTCCCCACGACACGTGCCCGAAACAGGTCTTTGCCTCCATACCCCCCTACGGCATCCGACACAAAATACAGATACTTGCCGTCCGGCGATATCGAGGGGTGACCGAGAGCCGTCACCGAATCTTTTACGATATTCGCCCTGGTTCCTTTTCCCCATTTGGCACTACTGCGGGAAGATATATAGATTTCCGAAGTACGTGGTCCTTCCGGGTCTTGTGCGCAATAGGTGTAATACATCGTATTCCCATCTTTAGAAAAAGAAGGCGTTCCCTCATCGAACTCCGTATTTACCTCATCTTCCAGTTCGACTGGAGCCTGCCAAGCTCCATTTTCATCCTGCTTGACCAAGAAGAAATCATTATTCCGCTGTCCGGTGATCGCACTGTTGGTCTCTTCCTTATCTTTCCCGGCCCCTTTAGGCGTACGGGTGGAAGCAAAATACAACTGGTCGTACTTTTCGCCATACAGCATCGGGCTGAATTCGGAACGGCGGGAGTTAAACTTATCCATCCGCTTCACCATATAGCGGGTTGGCGACTGTTTCCATTTCGCCGCTTCCTCCGAGCCCGTCACACCATTAAAGGCCAACACACTGCCCGGTTCCGCCAGCAGGTAATCGTTGTAATATTTGATTGCCTCCCCATAACGTCCGCTCTTCTGGTACATCTGCCCTAGACGGAGATTCACGATACTGTCCGGATATTTATACCTGAGCGCATTCATATAGGCGCTGGTCGCACGCGGCGTATTATTGATCAAGCGGTTACACTCCGCCATCCTAAAAGCGATATATCCACGCAGGTCACGCTTGGCAGGAGGAGTCTTCGTATATACTTTCCGGTAAATGGCCGCCGCTTCAAAATATTCACCGATACGCTGCTTTTCTTCCGCGTCGCTCAGTTTCGCCGATTTACAGGAATACAAAAAGCCTATTGCTAAAAACAAAAACAGATATGAAATTATTTTTAAATTCATTTTATGCCAAATAAGAGAGGCAAATATACAATTATCTACAGTAACTACAACGAATGCGTAATAATCTTATTGCATCAAAAGTTTGAATTAAAAAGAAATGATTATCTTTGACCAAACAATAAAACCAATTGAGCTATGCTAAATGAATTGAACATCTTAAAAGAACCGGCTAACCTTTCATCTCTGAAAGAAGCAAAGGATAAACTACTTTTTCTTGAAAAAATAGAAAAAGGCCGTTTAGAATCTTCATTCATGTTAACCAATACCAAACAAGAAGCCAAAAACAAACTATCAAAATGGTTGAAATAAAATGGACTAATTTTGCAATTCAGAACCTTAATGATATCGGAGATTACATCGAACAGCATAGTTATCGCCAAGCCTCAAAAATGGTAAACTATCTTTTTGATTCAGTTAGTATTTTAGAAACATTTCCCCTATCAGGAAGAATTGTTCCTGAATATGACACATATCATGTGCGGGAATTAATTCGTTCCAACTATAGAATTGTTTATTTAGTCCTGAATGACAAACGCATAGATATTCTTACCATTCATCATTCAGCACAACTACTACCCGATCTACCCGTTCTCTATAACAACAGCGAGCTGTCCCCGTAACTCAAAAAACGGAATTCATGCCCTAAGGCATAATCATAAATATTTTTCCAGTCTCCTTTTACAAAAGCGGATATCAGCAACAGCAACGTGCTTTTCGGCTGATGGAAGTTAGTCACAATACCACGTACGATCTTAAACTCATATCCCGGAGCGATAATAATCCGGGTAGCCGTCACCAGTTTATCCGCCTGATGCCTGTCTAAGTAATCAAGAATATTCTGCAAAGCCTCGCCAGCCGTCAGCTTGTTATTCATTTCATCATAAGGCATCCACTGCTTAACGATCAGCTCCTCGGCAGTGGCATCCGGATTCGAAGCCAATGTGCCCCCCATATAATAGAGGCTTTCAAGCGTACGGACCGAAGTCGTGCCGACTGCAATAATCTTACCGAGGTTATTCTTAATCCGTTCGATCGAACTCCGGCGTACGGAGATAAATTCCGTATGCATCTCATGTCCTTCGATCGTCTCGCTTTTCACAGGCTTGAATGTCCCGGCTCCAACATGAAGCGTCAATTCTTCCCGTCCGATCCCCCGAGCATCAATAGCAGCCAGAACTTCCGGAGTGAAATGCAGACCGGCTGTCGGAGCGGCCACCGAACCTTTTATCTTGGAATAAACCGTCTGATAGGTCTGCAAATCGCT
Proteins encoded in this region:
- a CDS encoding S-adenosylmethionine:tRNA ribosyltransferase-isomerase, with amino-acid sequence MTTQTQQIRIEDFDYPLPDERIAKFPLSKRDESKLLLYKEGKVSESIFKHITDYLPDGSLMVFNNTRVIQARLLFQKETGAKIEIFCLEPVEPHDYALVFQQTECCRWTCLVGNLKKWKEGVLKKEVQFGDETVILKAEKLQTCGDSHLIEFTWDHPTCTFADLLDAAGVLPIPPYLNRETEKSDLQTYQTVYSKIKGSVAAPTAGLHFTPEVLAAIDARGIGREELTLHVGAGTFKPVKSETIEGHEMHTEFISVRRSSIERIKNNLGKIIAVGTTSVRTLESLYYMGGTLASNPDATAEELIVKQWMPYDEMNNKLTAGEALQNILDYLDRHQADKLVTATRIIIAPGYEFKIVRGIVTNFHQPKSTLLLLISAFVKGDWKNIYDYALGHEFRFLSYGDSSLLL
- a CDS encoding DUF5106 domain-containing protein, which produces MRIKILFLLSFTLIFSACNGQQTKKTEAGNTKERTFQMVSVPSVITEPEERAAYLVKHYWDKFDFTDTALIHLPEITEQATSNYIDMMKYVPAKVASSSIKEMMNKASVDSVMFVYFSGLYEKYLYDPNSPMRDESLYIYVLEAVLEAPVLDEVSKIRPAHLLELALKNRVGEPATDFTYTLADGKKGTLYHTKADYLLLFFYNPDCHACKEITDQLTASPLVTEWIRNNKLKILAVYPDEDLEAWKNHISYMPASWINSYDSAVSLKNDEIYDLKAIPTLYLLDKDKKVVLKDVTFNQVENYLKQ
- a CDS encoding type II toxin-antitoxin system RelE/ParE family toxin, producing MVEIKWTNFAIQNLNDIGDYIEQHSYRQASKMVNYLFDSVSILETFPLSGRIVPEYDTYHVRELIRSNYRIVYLVLNDKRIDILTIHHSAQLLPDLPVLYNNSELSP
- the porE gene encoding PorE family type IX secretion system protein, giving the protein MNLKIISYLFLFLAIGFLYSCKSAKLSDAEEKQRIGEYFEAAAIYRKVYTKTPPAKRDLRGYIAFRMAECNRLINNTPRATSAYMNALRYKYPDSIVNLRLGQMYQKSGRYGEAIKYYNDYLLAEPGSVLAFNGVTGSEEAAKWKQSPTRYMVKRMDKFNSRRSEFSPMLYGEKYDQLYFASTRTPKGAGKDKEETNSAITGQRNNDFFLVKQDENGAWQAPVELEDEVNTEFDEGTPSFSKDGNTMYYTYCAQDPEGPRTSEIYISSRSSAKWGKGTRANIVKDSVTALGHPSISPDGKYLYFVSDAVGGYGGKDLFRARVVGSDFGPMENLGPDINTPGDEMFPYVRDSVTLYFASDGHPGMGGLDIFKATLDSTGKWNVENMKAPINSAGDDFGITFAGNKESGFFSSNRNDARGYDHLYSFELPVITIFIEGIVSDVDENPIEDATVRIVGRDGLNEKVLAKKDGKYRVELERDIRYVMMASARGYLNQNFELKTGPEEKNETYIVDFFLSPISKPVVIENIFYDFDKATLRPESKKALDEMIKMLNDNPNVTIELGAHTDRKGSEQYNERLAQRRAQSVVDYLIAGGIAQDRLEAKGYGESVPKTINKKMAKNYDFLNEGDVLTEEFIDKLTPEQQEIADQINRRTEFKVLRTNYNLF